Proteins found in one Borreliella valaisiana VS116 genomic segment:
- a CDS encoding HPr family phosphocarrier protein: MQEVEIEIINKDGIHSRSANMLAKFANKHSSCNIKITTKDGRKADTKSKIEIIILGIIYKEKVKITVAGKKEKMAIKNLLSLLKYNFSKELEK, encoded by the coding sequence ATGCAAGAAGTAGAAATTGAAATAATAAATAAAGATGGAATACATTCAAGATCAGCAAACATGCTTGCTAAATTTGCAAATAAACACTCTTCGTGCAATATAAAAATAACAACAAAAGATGGCAGAAAAGCTGACACAAAATCCAAAATCGAAATTATCATATTGGGAATAATATACAAAGAAAAAGTAAAAATAACAGTCGCAGGGAAAAAAGAAAAAATGGCAATTAAAAATTTGTTAAGCTTACTAAAATATAATTTTTCAAAAGAGCTTGAAAAATGA
- a CDS encoding HPF/RaiA family ribosome-associated protein produces MEPKIQAVNFNLNENEKVFILKKLEKFDTHIKKHVENLKITIKKERELFEFDAHAHFNWGKIIHIREDGKILLNLIESSIEKLYKTAIKEKEKKNNKQDK; encoded by the coding sequence ATGGAACCTAAAATTCAAGCAGTTAATTTTAACTTAAATGAGAATGAAAAAGTCTTTATTCTCAAAAAACTAGAAAAATTTGATACTCATATCAAAAAACATGTAGAAAATTTAAAAATTACAATCAAAAAAGAACGTGAACTTTTTGAATTCGACGCACATGCTCATTTTAATTGGGGAAAAATAATACACATAAGAGAAGATGGTAAAATACTTCTCAACCTTATTGAGAGCTCAATAGAAAAACTTTACAAAACAGCAATTAAAGAAAAAGAGAAAAAAAACAATAAACAAGATAAATAA
- the rpoN gene encoding RNA polymerase factor sigma-54 has product MIKQKLKLSQNLNSIQIQTMKILSLNKKELTQLILEESENNECLEIDSNKIFFETLKTYIFKKKFYKEDGFIKNQHDIALEKTQTNISLKEHLLLQLRIQRINEDELKIGEILINNLNNKGFHIINPYDLFKKEEKEKVKKIIELIQKFDPIGICVPNIIESLILQAKHHKLESNIIKILEKAELLEKTQEKLKEELKIRSKEFNKALEIIRQKLNPNPTLEFKDPDDTNFYVDPDILIINHNNKFEIKIKEVNIFKKELKRTAANLKKQKKAKWLIESLRYRDEILAKIGIAIYTLQKEFLKRGFKSLRPMNLSILSEKINVSKSTISRAIKNKYLKCEWGTVLIKDLFSSVGGARTNEFSKLSIKITVKKLLEVNEKMSDKAISAILESKGISISRRTVNKYRNELKSEKGRIYYGT; this is encoded by the coding sequence ATGATTAAACAAAAACTAAAATTATCTCAAAATTTAAACTCAATTCAAATACAAACAATGAAAATATTGAGCCTTAATAAAAAAGAATTGACACAGCTTATATTAGAAGAAAGTGAAAATAACGAATGCCTAGAAATAGACTCAAATAAAATATTTTTTGAAACATTGAAAACATATATATTTAAAAAAAAATTTTATAAAGAAGATGGTTTTATAAAAAATCAACACGACATAGCTCTTGAAAAAACACAAACAAATATTTCTTTAAAAGAGCACCTTTTGCTACAATTAAGAATTCAAAGAATAAATGAAGATGAACTTAAAATAGGTGAGATATTAATAAACAATCTAAACAACAAAGGTTTTCATATAATAAACCCTTACGATCTTTTTAAAAAGGAAGAAAAAGAAAAAGTAAAAAAAATAATTGAACTTATTCAGAAATTTGATCCAATTGGAATTTGTGTTCCCAATATAATAGAATCTTTAATTTTGCAAGCAAAGCATCATAAATTAGAAAGTAATATTATTAAAATTCTTGAAAAAGCAGAACTTCTTGAAAAAACTCAAGAAAAGTTAAAAGAAGAACTTAAAATAAGAAGTAAAGAATTTAACAAGGCTTTAGAAATTATCAGACAAAAACTTAACCCCAACCCAACACTAGAATTTAAAGATCCAGACGACACTAATTTCTATGTTGACCCAGATATATTAATAATAAACCACAATAACAAATTTGAAATTAAAATTAAAGAAGTTAATATCTTTAAAAAAGAGCTTAAAAGGACAGCTGCAAATCTCAAAAAACAAAAAAAAGCAAAATGGTTAATCGAATCATTAAGATATAGAGACGAAATACTTGCAAAAATAGGAATAGCTATATATACACTGCAAAAAGAATTTCTAAAAAGGGGTTTTAAAAGCTTAAGGCCAATGAACTTAAGTATTTTGTCAGAAAAAATCAATGTATCAAAATCAACAATATCAAGAGCAATAAAAAATAAATATTTAAAATGTGAATGGGGTACAGTATTAATCAAAGATCTCTTTAGCTCTGTTGGTGGAGCAAGAACAAATGAATTTTCAAAATTAAGCATTAAAATAACAGTAAAAAAGCTGTTAGAAGTAAATGAAAAGATGTCAGATAAAGCAATTTCTGCTATACTGGAATCCAAAGGAATCTCTATTTCTAGAAGAACAGTAAACAAGTATAGAAATGAATTAAAATCTGAAAAAGGAAGAATATATTATGGAACCTAA
- a CDS encoding chromate transporter codes for MILINLFITFLKIGLLNFGGGNGIAAIINNEIINNKQWITKEEFVNMITISRITPGPIATNIATYVGMKTAGILGAIIATVALITAPIIIMIIILLILHKINFLNYCLENLTPIIVALWIITIIILLENTYLKIENDKTEFLKTLTIIGINFFILFFYNKISPALIIILSGFFYTLI; via the coding sequence TTGATTTTAATAAATTTATTCATTACATTTTTAAAAATCGGATTATTAAATTTCGGAGGCGGCAATGGAATTGCAGCTATAATAAACAATGAAATAATTAATAATAAACAGTGGATAACAAAAGAAGAATTTGTAAATATGATTACAATATCAAGAATAACCCCAGGACCTATTGCCACAAACATAGCAACATACGTTGGAATGAAAACTGCAGGAATATTAGGAGCAATAATTGCCACTGTAGCATTAATAACAGCTCCAATAATAATAATGATAATAATCCTCCTAATTCTCCACAAAATCAATTTTTTAAATTATTGCCTAGAAAATCTAACACCTATTATTGTTGCACTATGGATAATTACAATAATCATTTTGCTTGAAAACACATATTTAAAGATAGAAAACGACAAAACAGAGTTTTTAAAAACCTTAACTATTATAGGAATTAATTTTTTTATTTTATTTTTTTATAATAAAATAAGCCCAGCATTAATAATTATACTTAGCGGATTTTTTTATACATTAATATAA
- a CDS encoding chromate transporter, which translates to MIKQMNKKKQKSLYEILDLFLLVFKTTTLTIGGGLIIISELKKIFVKKRKIISESDFNKILATSNVIPGVTAINFVFLIGRKFGGFPCALLLVIAGILPSMIAIILVFLYLKLVPNNIHVEKFLEGAKISSIIIMLTVVLKFSKKMLNNSLIKWTICFLVIFAIFKLKIRISYILLIFFLIYTLKYITIKKILTK; encoded by the coding sequence TTGATAAAACAAATGAATAAAAAGAAACAAAAAAGTTTATATGAAATCTTAGACTTGTTTTTACTTGTCTTTAAAACAACAACACTTACAATTGGCGGAGGATTAATAATTATATCTGAGCTTAAAAAAATATTTGTTAAAAAAAGAAAAATAATATCTGAGAGCGACTTTAATAAAATACTAGCAACATCAAATGTTATTCCTGGAGTTACAGCGATTAATTTTGTATTCCTAATAGGAAGAAAATTTGGGGGTTTCCCATGTGCACTTTTACTCGTTATTGCCGGTATTTTACCTTCCATGATTGCAATAATACTGGTTTTCCTTTACCTAAAATTAGTACCAAACAACATACATGTTGAAAAATTTCTTGAAGGTGCAAAAATCTCTTCAATTATTATAATGCTAACGGTTGTTTTAAAATTTTCAAAAAAAATGTTGAATAATTCTTTAATAAAATGGACAATATGTTTTCTTGTAATTTTTGCAATTTTTAAATTAAAAATAAGAATATCATATATACTGCTAATTTTCTTTTTAATATACACATTAAAATATATAACAATAAAAAAAATATTAACTAAGTAG
- a CDS encoding mechanosensitive ion channel family protein, which produces MFKEFFIFQDYFNHIIEGVLGYGLKVSIAIALWYFLKLIVKKMGKILFKTLEKSRLEEKLEATVFNFLKSFFKILTDFVIVLIILPYLGVPITSIIAVFGSLGIAIGLAAQGILSNFVSGIIVLNSKFFKCGDHIKCEDVEGLVENIQIFFTTLKTFDEEIIKIPNSKLTSNSVVNFSANPRRRVVFSFQVPHDTNIGLLKDKIEDLVIFNNKKFNVEICSPTLIVKKYTPCYIVVQVRFFVNTEIFWDFQYFIGEAIKNVLLDMKIKFPMYFIPFEKLY; this is translated from the coding sequence TTGTTTAAGGAGTTTTTTATATTTCAAGATTATTTTAATCATATTATTGAGGGTGTATTAGGTTATGGTCTAAAAGTTTCGATTGCTATAGCGCTGTGGTATTTTTTAAAGTTAATAGTTAAGAAAATGGGTAAAATCTTATTTAAGACTTTGGAAAAGTCTAGATTGGAGGAGAAACTAGAAGCTACAGTTTTTAACTTTTTAAAATCTTTTTTCAAAATATTAACAGATTTTGTTATTGTTTTAATAATATTGCCATATCTTGGAGTACCTATAACATCTATTATTGCTGTATTTGGATCATTAGGTATTGCTATTGGGCTTGCTGCTCAGGGTATTTTATCTAATTTTGTTAGCGGAATTATTGTTTTAAATTCTAAATTTTTTAAGTGTGGAGATCACATTAAATGTGAAGATGTTGAGGGTTTGGTTGAGAATATCCAAATTTTTTTTACCACACTTAAAACATTTGACGAAGAAATTATTAAAATTCCAAACAGTAAGCTTACATCCAATTCCGTTGTTAATTTTTCGGCAAATCCTAGAAGAAGAGTTGTTTTTTCTTTTCAAGTTCCCCATGATACAAATATTGGTTTATTAAAAGATAAAATAGAGGATTTAGTGATTTTTAATAATAAAAAATTTAATGTTGAGATTTGTTCTCCTACTCTTATTGTCAAAAAATATACTCCTTGTTATATAGTTGTGCAAGTTCGATTTTTTGTTAATACAGAGATTTTTTGGGATTTTCAATATTTTATTGGTGAAGCTATTAAAAATGTTTTATTGGATATGAAAATTAAGTTTCCAATGTATTTTATACCTTTTGAAAAGCTATATTAA
- a CDS encoding glycosyltransferase family 4 protein, with amino-acid sequence MKVAIFTDTYIPEKNGVATSIKQIKEGFEKNGYEVYIFCPKSKKSLNEKNVYRCSSIQINKKLDAVIAFPNKRKISKIIQSYKPDIIHTHSEFSMGKIGKQIALKQNIPIVHTSHTMWDHYLHYLGIFKHFVKPDKMIRKHYNKIKYFIYPSSKAKERYFHLSNNANYKIIPNGVDRKLFIKTLSKEKKDEILKKHNIKQTDKIIIFVGRINKEKNINSLVMHLKDLLIQNKNYKLIIIGKGSEEKEIKNFSIKHGLEKQILLIGTIPWEEICYYYKISDIFASLSKSEVYPMTVIEALTAGIPAILINDYIYKDVIKEGINGFLIKKCENLSQYIDKVIKDDETLKTFKQNAKKYSTKFSSHFFTKKIENYYSEIIARKNH; translated from the coding sequence ATGAAAGTTGCAATATTTACAGATACGTATATCCCAGAAAAAAATGGAGTGGCAACCTCAATAAAGCAAATTAAAGAAGGATTTGAAAAAAATGGCTATGAAGTTTACATATTTTGTCCAAAATCTAAGAAATCTTTAAACGAAAAAAATGTTTACAGATGTTCATCCATTCAAATAAATAAAAAACTTGATGCTGTAATAGCTTTTCCCAATAAAAGAAAAATATCTAAAATAATACAAAGCTATAAACCAGACATCATTCATACTCACTCCGAGTTTTCTATGGGAAAAATTGGAAAACAAATTGCATTAAAACAAAACATACCAATAGTTCACACAAGCCATACAATGTGGGATCATTATTTGCATTACTTAGGAATTTTTAAACATTTTGTTAAACCAGACAAAATGATACGAAAACATTATAATAAAATAAAATATTTTATTTATCCATCAAGCAAAGCAAAAGAGAGATATTTCCACCTTTCAAATAATGCTAACTATAAAATAATTCCAAATGGGGTTGATAGAAAGCTTTTCATAAAAACTCTAAGCAAAGAAAAAAAAGATGAAATTTTGAAAAAGCATAATATAAAGCAAACAGACAAAATAATCATATTTGTTGGGAGAATAAATAAAGAAAAAAACATAAATTCATTAGTAATGCATTTAAAAGACCTTTTAATACAAAATAAAAATTATAAGCTTATTATTATTGGCAAAGGAAGCGAAGAAAAGGAAATAAAAAATTTTAGCATCAAACATGGACTTGAAAAACAAATATTGCTAATAGGAACAATTCCTTGGGAAGAAATATGCTACTACTACAAAATTTCTGATATTTTTGCCAGTCTGTCAAAAAGCGAGGTATATCCAATGACAGTAATAGAAGCACTAACTGCTGGAATACCTGCTATTTTAATAAATGATTATATATATAAAGACGTAATAAAAGAAGGAATAAACGGCTTTTTAATAAAAAAGTGTGAAAATTTATCTCAGTACATAGACAAAGTAATAAAAGATGATGAAACACTAAAAACATTTAAACAAAATGCAAAAAAATACTCTACTAAATTTTCAAGTCATTTTTTTACAAAAAAAATTGAAAATTATTACTCAGAAATTATTGCAAGAAAAAATCATTAA
- the holA gene encoding DNA polymerase III subunit delta — MQVVYLLLGSEQGLKEAYLKELLIKMDAFKSEVSVTKIFLSELSVVEFAEKLFSNSFFSKKEIFIVYEAELLKAGKDLELVYNAILKSNNKTIIFVSSSNTCNIDFKNKLKFIKKVFYEISDDDKFTFVKRNFFSLNIKITDSAINLMLLMLNSDTKILKFYIDSFALFAKNNTIDEEDITSWISFVRFENTFSLFNSILKKDMAHSLIKIKSILDQGEDLLSILMSLIWQFKRLLKVQIDYKTCGSLQSALNKNKIFFSLNKIYRVGVKNYSIAEIKIILKILYRFDLYLRIYSKNIHQNLSYFLIFSILKLNNNFLMHCSTEPKFNF, encoded by the coding sequence ATGCAAGTGGTTTATTTATTGTTGGGTAGTGAGCAAGGTTTAAAAGAAGCTTATTTAAAAGAACTATTAATCAAGATGGATGCTTTTAAATCAGAAGTTTCAGTTACTAAAATTTTTTTGTCAGAACTCTCGGTTGTAGAATTTGCTGAGAAGTTGTTTTCCAATTCTTTTTTTTCAAAAAAGGAAATTTTTATTGTCTATGAGGCTGAACTTTTAAAAGCAGGAAAAGATTTAGAACTAGTATATAATGCAATTTTAAAGTCTAACAATAAAACTATTATTTTTGTTTCTAGCAGTAATACATGTAATATTGATTTTAAGAATAAGCTTAAGTTTATAAAAAAAGTTTTTTATGAGATTTCTGATGATGATAAATTTACATTTGTAAAAAGAAATTTTTTTAGTCTTAATATTAAAATTACAGATTCTGCAATAAATCTAATGCTTTTAATGCTAAATTCAGATACTAAAATTTTGAAATTTTATATAGATTCTTTTGCGCTTTTTGCTAAGAACAACACCATTGATGAGGAAGATATAACTTCTTGGATTAGTTTTGTTAGATTTGAAAATACTTTTTCTTTATTTAATTCAATTTTAAAAAAGGATATGGCTCATTCTTTGATAAAGATTAAGTCTATTTTGGACCAGGGAGAAGATTTGCTTAGTATCTTAATGAGTCTTATTTGGCAATTTAAAAGATTATTAAAGGTGCAAATAGATTATAAGACATGTGGAAGTTTGCAGAGTGCATTGAATAAAAATAAAATTTTTTTTTCATTAAATAAAATTTATAGAGTAGGGGTTAAAAATTATTCTATTGCAGAAATAAAAATTATTTTGAAAATTTTATATAGGTTTGATTTATACTTGAGGATTTATTCTAAAAATATTCATCAAAATTTGTCATATTTTTTAATATTTTCAATCTTAAAGCTTAATAATAATTTTTTAATGCATTGTTCTACAGAGCCAAAATTTAATTTTTAA
- the uvrC gene encoding excinuclease ABC subunit UvrC, giving the protein MKENLASLFEKVTQLPTTSGCYKMLNENKKILYIGKAKNLRSRIKSYFLEKNSHKIKILMKNVKSIEVITTNSEYEALLLECNLIKTHKPDYNVKLKDGKGYPMVRITHEKYPRIFKTRKIINDQSEYFGPFTNVKKLDQVLDFINKTFKIRKCKKKSNVPCLYYHMGQCLGVCYKENLEKEYQKELDKAKSILSGNTSEILSQIDIKLKLAIQKEDFETAIKLRETKSSLIEINQVQIVTKTNNLNIDYVHVHPGENINTIIVLKYRNGKLVERDANFDESICKQNELILQFLTQYYTSINMVVPDKIHIFLKDIDTKNVEKLINEIKNTKTEIIYKETEEILKIMEMAISNAELSLREYENKSNKALESLKIFLEMDKLPKIIEGFDIAHLKGQETVASMVTFKMGIPFKENYKLYKLNSLLKGEIDDFKAIKEVISRRYSEIINKNLELPNLILIDGGKGQLNAAFSILKGLKIENKVKVCSLAKKHETIFLITNKKGINLPQGHPALRILQNVRDEAHRKANGFNKKRRENITLLYTKIHGIGEKTAQKILKSIGTYKDILPLSENEISEKIKVNIQLAKRIKEFAIKIHNHGK; this is encoded by the coding sequence ATGAAAGAGAACCTCGCAAGTTTATTCGAAAAAGTAACACAATTACCAACTACAAGCGGTTGCTATAAAATGTTAAATGAAAACAAAAAAATACTCTATATTGGAAAAGCAAAAAATCTAAGATCAAGAATTAAAAGTTATTTTTTAGAAAAAAATAGTCACAAAATTAAAATACTAATGAAAAATGTAAAATCAATAGAAGTTATTACAACAAACAGCGAATACGAAGCATTGCTTTTAGAATGCAATCTAATCAAAACTCATAAGCCTGATTACAATGTAAAATTAAAAGACGGAAAAGGTTATCCCATGGTAAGAATAACCCATGAAAAATATCCAAGAATTTTCAAAACTAGAAAAATAATTAATGACCAAAGCGAATATTTTGGACCATTTACTAATGTAAAAAAATTAGACCAAGTTCTAGATTTTATTAACAAAACATTTAAAATTAGAAAATGTAAAAAAAAATCCAATGTTCCTTGTTTATATTACCACATGGGACAGTGCCTTGGGGTATGCTACAAAGAAAACCTTGAAAAAGAATATCAAAAAGAATTAGATAAAGCAAAATCCATACTAAGCGGAAATACATCCGAAATATTAAGCCAAATTGACATTAAATTAAAACTTGCCATACAAAAAGAAGATTTTGAAACCGCTATTAAATTGAGAGAAACTAAAAGTTCCTTAATAGAAATTAATCAAGTCCAAATCGTTACAAAAACCAATAATTTAAACATAGACTATGTACATGTTCATCCAGGAGAAAATATAAATACAATAATAGTGTTAAAATACAGAAATGGAAAATTAGTTGAAAGAGACGCAAACTTTGATGAGAGTATATGTAAACAAAATGAATTGATTTTACAATTTTTAACTCAATATTACACATCTATTAATATGGTAGTACCAGACAAAATTCATATTTTTCTCAAAGATATCGACACTAAAAATGTTGAAAAACTAATAAATGAAATTAAAAATACAAAAACAGAAATTATTTACAAAGAAACAGAAGAAATTTTAAAAATAATGGAAATGGCTATATCTAATGCTGAATTATCCTTAAGAGAATATGAAAATAAAAGCAACAAAGCACTTGAGAGTTTGAAAATTTTTCTAGAAATGGACAAACTTCCCAAAATAATTGAAGGATTTGACATTGCTCATCTTAAAGGTCAAGAAACAGTAGCTTCTATGGTTACTTTTAAAATGGGAATTCCTTTTAAAGAAAACTACAAGCTTTACAAGCTAAACTCGCTATTAAAAGGAGAAATTGACGACTTTAAGGCAATAAAGGAAGTAATCTCAAGAAGATATTCAGAAATAATCAATAAAAACTTAGAACTACCAAATTTAATTTTAATTGACGGAGGAAAAGGACAATTAAATGCTGCTTTTTCTATCTTAAAAGGACTAAAAATAGAAAATAAAGTTAAAGTCTGCTCATTGGCAAAAAAACACGAAACAATATTCTTAATAACCAACAAAAAAGGAATAAATCTACCTCAAGGACATCCTGCTCTTAGAATACTACAAAATGTAAGAGATGAAGCACACAGAAAAGCTAACGGATTTAACAAAAAAAGAAGGGAAAACATAACTCTATTGTACACAAAAATACATGGAATTGGAGAAAAAACAGCACAAAAAATATTAAAATCAATTGGAACCTATAAAGATATACTACCTTTAAGTGAAAATGAAATTTCAGAAAAAATAAAAGTAAATATTCAACTTGCAAAAAGAATAAAAGAATTTGCAATAAAAATTCATAATCACGGTAAATAA
- a CDS encoding fibronectin type III domain-containing protein: MRLILMLLLFFLCFSILLSQELKLILDSKKNFKFIQDSSNITFERDMRGLLGIYLDRYKTVLDLNNIDLRLEIGRDNKLKDTSSNYLVSSESLRVSNEFRNVSNGSLIFYSNQNPVKFKPLTKKAFFSSGNTVSDFTIKFWVYRTTSVTGEIIFSWDGYKNINNLWVDQSIRLESDEGNFVWVLNNVFLKDNKNPIKIRMKSNDDFIPKKWHLHTLRYRQRDGILEYLIDSKPQAIEYITNDKKEGSGYLLSIGNFIDFTLGTYFTGAVENLEIHKSFEEVSNAFFSKNMGYIITEPIKLSKYYSQVLSFDVDSNVPKDTEIVYYYRLDNKVFYDTDSYGNIKKNLTGAWIHFDPKKDFPDSKISKYIQIKVEFYPSGDSVSSPSLYSMSITYVPEAAPFPPVITKVIPGSREVFIEWIPVINSSVEGYYIYIGVASGNYHGKTGGVLTSPIDVGNQTSFKITGLEDGRLYYISIAAYNLDKSVNKTSFSKEISVRPMEIFKKYE; encoded by the coding sequence ATGAGATTAATTTTAATGCTCTTGCTATTTTTTTTGTGCTTTTCTATTCTTTTATCTCAAGAATTGAAGTTAATACTTGATTCAAAAAAAAATTTTAAATTTATTCAAGATTCTAGCAATATTACTTTTGAAAGGGATATGAGGGGTTTGCTTGGTATTTATTTGGATAGATATAAAACTGTTTTGGATTTAAATAATATTGATTTACGCTTAGAAATTGGAAGGGATAACAAATTAAAAGACACATCTTCAAACTATTTAGTTAGTTCAGAAAGTTTGAGAGTTTCAAATGAATTTCGTAATGTCTCTAACGGTTCTTTAATTTTTTATTCAAATCAAAATCCTGTTAAGTTTAAGCCATTGACAAAGAAAGCTTTCTTTTCTTCAGGTAATACTGTTTCTGATTTTACTATTAAGTTTTGGGTATATCGAACAACTTCTGTTACAGGAGAAATTATTTTTAGTTGGGATGGCTATAAAAATATTAATAATTTATGGGTAGATCAGTCTATTAGATTAGAAAGTGATGAGGGTAATTTTGTTTGGGTTTTAAACAATGTCTTTTTAAAAGACAATAAAAATCCTATTAAAATTAGAATGAAAAGCAATGATGATTTTATTCCAAAGAAATGGCATTTACATACTTTAAGATATAGGCAAAGGGATGGCATACTTGAGTATTTAATAGATTCTAAACCTCAGGCAATAGAATATATAACAAATGACAAGAAGGAAGGATCAGGATATTTATTAAGTATTGGCAATTTTATTGATTTTACCTTGGGAACTTATTTTACTGGTGCGGTTGAGAATTTGGAAATACATAAAAGTTTTGAAGAGGTTAGTAATGCTTTTTTTTCAAAGAATATGGGATATATTATTACAGAGCCTATTAAGCTTTCTAAATATTATTCTCAAGTATTATCCTTTGATGTTGATTCTAATGTTCCTAAGGATACAGAGATTGTTTATTATTACAGATTAGATAATAAAGTATTTTATGATACAGATAGCTATGGAAATATTAAGAAAAATTTAACTGGAGCGTGGATTCATTTTGATCCCAAAAAAGATTTTCCAGATTCAAAGATATCAAAATATATTCAAATAAAAGTTGAATTTTATCCTAGTGGGGATTCTGTTAGCAGTCCTTCTCTTTATAGTATGTCGATTACTTATGTTCCTGAAGCAGCTCCATTTCCCCCTGTGATAACAAAAGTTATTCCGGGCTCTAGAGAAGTTTTTATTGAGTGGATTCCTGTTATTAATAGTAGTGTTGAAGGGTATTATATTTATATTGGTGTTGCCTCTGGTAATTATCATGGAAAAACCGGCGGTGTTTTAACTTCTCCTATTGATGTTGGAAATCAAACTTCTTTTAAGATTACAGGACTAGAAGATGGAAGGCTTTATTATATTAGTATTGCTGCTTACAATTTAGATAAGAGTGTTAATAAAACTTCTTTTTCAAAGGAAATTTCTGTAAGACCTATGGAGATTTTTAAAAAATATGAATAA
- a CDS encoding tetratricopeptide repeat protein: protein MNNFSFEKALNFYKNGDFKSSLDNLDIFDENFDSLSLKALIYFKKKDYKALSYVLNTYPVILSEYNFLVKLIDYGKVEKNKDDLSPFENYNLGVFYFNLKEYELALSCFLKAKEQKPDFIQALNNSAVLFEMLGNKDEALKLFFEARDLEQNNSLVKLNIWILKNIKSLEIVSFLKVEEIFFDANLALVVNYLMYYFYSIGEISRAIRLSEKFLTDSYYSKYIWHNRATIFHKIGNMTQATASYVKAILNFSNIYTIYNMHIATIELLKFSPKKSIERMVNDYSNLDLIYLYATLFFLRNRDLEDAYFYMKKLCELNPEPYLKFLKLLESSEDMLIENLLEEFALSLRVNRYLEYLFFIDNSLNLRDPIFIFDHNIRVNTYIWRIKDECIELKFSNNEEKMVQEVLNEECIYSEVDISIGDFQNLIEAYKEFRMNY, encoded by the coding sequence ATGAATAATTTTAGTTTTGAAAAAGCTTTAAATTTTTATAAAAATGGTGACTTTAAAAGTTCTCTTGACAATTTGGATATTTTTGATGAGAATTTTGATTCTCTTTCGCTTAAAGCGCTTATTTATTTTAAAAAAAAGGATTATAAGGCTCTTTCATATGTGTTAAATACTTATCCTGTTATTTTGAGTGAATATAATTTTTTAGTTAAGCTTATAGATTATGGTAAAGTTGAAAAAAATAAAGATGATCTAAGTCCTTTTGAAAATTATAATTTGGGTGTTTTTTATTTTAATTTAAAAGAATATGAACTTGCGTTAAGTTGTTTTTTGAAAGCTAAAGAGCAAAAACCTGATTTTATACAAGCTTTAAACAATAGTGCTGTCTTATTTGAAATGTTGGGCAACAAAGATGAGGCTTTGAAATTATTTTTTGAGGCTAGAGATTTGGAACAAAACAATTCTCTTGTTAAGCTTAATATTTGGATTTTAAAAAATATCAAATCTCTTGAAATAGTAAGCTTTTTGAAAGTAGAAGAAATTTTTTTTGATGCCAATCTTGCTCTTGTTGTTAATTATTTAATGTATTATTTTTATTCTATTGGAGAAATAAGCAGGGCTATTAGGCTTTCTGAAAAATTTTTAACAGATTCTTATTATTCTAAGTATATTTGGCACAATAGAGCAACTATTTTCCATAAAATAGGCAACATGACTCAAGCTACAGCATCTTATGTTAAAGCCATTTTGAATTTTTCAAATATTTATACAATTTATAATATGCATATTGCAACAATTGAGCTTTTAAAATTTTCTCCTAAAAAGTCTATTGAGAGAATGGTTAATGATTATTCTAATTTAGATTTGATATATTTGTATGCAACCTTATTCTTTCTTAGAAATCGTGATCTTGAGGATGCCTATTTTTACATGAAAAAACTTTGTGAGCTTAATCCAGAGCCTTATTTAAAATTTTTAAAATTACTTGAGTCTAGCGAGGATATGTTAATTGAAAATCTGCTTGAAGAATTTGCACTATCTTTAAGAGTAAATCGGTATTTGGAGTATTTATTTTTTATTGACAATTCTTTAAATTTGAGAGACCCTATTTTTATTTTTGATCACAATATAAGGGTAAATACATATATTTGGAGAATTAAAGACGAGTGCATTGAATTAAAATTTAGCAATAATGAGGAAAAAATGGTTCAAGAGGTCTTAAATGAAGAATGTATTTATTCTGAAGTTGACATTTCTATTGGGGATTTTCAAAATTTAATAGAAGCTTATAAAGAGTTTAGAATGAATTATTAA